The proteins below are encoded in one region of Limnochorda pilosa:
- a CDS encoding isocitrate lyase/PEP mutase family protein produces MTQRLREQLRSAEPCVAIGVYDGLSARVAQEAGARALYASGGAIARSTGVPDIGLLSMTEVVDRLRAIVAASSVPLVADADTGYGGVRNVARTVREFERAGVAAVQIEDQALPKRCGHLSGKRLEPVEEMVAKIVAAREVREDPDLVIIARTDAIAVEGFEAAVARVKRYKQAGADVLFVEAPETVEQIQVLPELVEGPLMFNRGPKGGRIPEATVAELASYGYRLIIFPTDLQLATIPAMRRITRMILDDGSTHGSGDLMATFPEREALVGLDRYDAFERKVHAAAVRIVGVEP; encoded by the coding sequence ATGACCCAGCGCCTGCGGGAGCAGTTGCGATCGGCGGAACCGTGTGTGGCCATCGGGGTCTATGACGGCCTCTCGGCCCGGGTGGCGCAGGAGGCGGGCGCCCGGGCGCTCTACGCCTCGGGAGGGGCGATCGCCCGGAGCACCGGGGTGCCGGATATCGGCCTCCTTTCCATGACCGAGGTGGTCGACCGGCTGCGGGCCATCGTGGCCGCTTCGTCGGTGCCCCTGGTGGCCGACGCGGATACGGGTTACGGCGGGGTCCGAAACGTGGCCAGGACCGTTCGGGAGTTCGAGCGAGCGGGCGTCGCGGCGGTTCAGATCGAGGACCAGGCCCTGCCCAAGCGCTGCGGTCACCTCTCGGGGAAGCGGCTCGAACCGGTGGAAGAGATGGTGGCCAAGATCGTGGCGGCCCGGGAGGTTCGGGAGGATCCGGACCTGGTGATCATCGCCCGGACCGACGCGATCGCGGTCGAGGGCTTCGAGGCGGCCGTCGCCCGGGTGAAGCGGTACAAGCAGGCGGGCGCCGACGTGCTCTTCGTAGAGGCACCGGAGACGGTGGAGCAGATCCAGGTCCTGCCGGAGCTGGTGGAGGGGCCGCTCATGTTCAACCGGGGGCCCAAGGGCGGGCGGATTCCCGAGGCGACGGTAGCGGAGCTGGCTTCCTACGGCTACAGGCTGATCATCTTCCCGACGGACCTCCAGCTCGCCACCATCCCGGCCATGCGGCGCATCACCCGGATGATTCTGGACGACGGCTCGACCCATGGGTCGGGGGATCTGATGGCGACCTTCCCCGAGCGGGAAGCGCTGGTGGGGCTCGACCGGTACGACGCCTTCGAGCGGAAGGTGCACGCGGCGGCAGTTCGGATCGTGGGGGTGGAACCGTGA